The window GGCTGGAGATCGAGCGCGCGGCCCTGAACGCAGGCGCGCCGCTGCACATGCGCGGCACCGGCTGGGATGCCAGCGTCACCGAGGTCATCGACTATTCGGACCGCTTCGGCGCCCTCACCCTGCCGCTGCCAAGCCTGCCGGGCCGTCATCAGGCCGAGAATGCCGCGCTTGCCGTCGCCATGTTGCGCCATCAGGACCGCGTGACCGTCTCGCCCGAGGCGATGGCGCAGGGCATCCGCGCCGCTCGCTGGCCCGCGCGCCTGCAACACCTTTCGGCAGGGCCGCTGGTAGCCCATGCGGGTAATCGCGAGGTCTGGCTGGACGGTGGGCACAACCCGGACGCGGGGCTTGCCATCGCCCGGCACTTTGCGGGCCAGCGCCTGCACCTCGTCATCGGCATGCTGGCGAACAAGGACCCGCGTGCGCTCACCGGACCGCTGGAGGCCAGCCTCGCCAGCCTCAGCGCCGTGCCGGTGCCCGGTCACGACATGCACGAGGCCCGCGATTTCGGCCCCGACGCCATCGCTGCACCCAGCGTGGAAGCGGCACTCGCAGCGCTGCCCGACGATGGCCTGCCGGTGCTGATCGCAGGCTCGCTCTACCTTTCAGGCGAAGTCCTGCGCGCCAACGACGAGATTCCGGACTGACGCAAAGCGCTGTCAGGTCTCCAGCCTGCCGAACGGCAGCAGCTTGAGCGCCAGCGCCGCAGCGGCCTTGCCATCACCTGCCCGCAAGCTGGGCAGTATCGTCAGCGCGGCGCGCTTCATCACCGAATCGAGTGGATCAGAGACCTGTGCCGTGGCGGCGACCTCCGCCAGACGGCGCGCCTTCGCCACGGCCTTGGGATCGCTGCGGATCTGCAGCAGCGCCGCGATGCCCGGATAGAACGCCTCGTTGCCGCCAAGTTCAACCGCGCGCGCCATCGCTGCCAGCCCCTCGTCCCGGCGCGCACCGAGCGCGGCGCGGGCAAGGAGACCGCCAAGCTGGTCCACCGCGCCCAGATGCCACGCCGCGATCGCCATCAGCACATCGGGATTGCGCGGGTCCTGCACCAGCAAAGCCTTGAACGCGGCCAATGATGCCATCACTTCGGAGCGGCTGCGCAGCAGCTTGCCGCGATAGCCGATGGCCACGGCGCGCTGGAGAGCGGACTCGCGATCTGTGGGATGCACAGCCAGCGCCCGGTCGGCATTGGCCGTCGCCTGCGCGATCAGCTGGAGCGCCCTGACCTTGTCGTTCGTACCAAACGCCGCCGTCGTCAGCAGATCGCGCGAAGCCTGCGCGGCTGCCGGAGCAGGCTCTGCCGCCAGCACGGCACAGGCAACAAGCGCCATGCAGGCTCGGGCATTCTCGTATCCGTAATTCACCCGCATCGATCATGTCCCCTCGAAGCCAGCCTACAGGCTGAGATCAGGGACACAACCGCCGAGTTGGCAGCGGGTTGCGCGCCTTAGAGCGTGGCCGGCCGCCGCGCCACCCGTGCCGAACGCCACCACTCCAGCGCGCACAGCACGATGGCAAACCCGCCGATCCACGTCACGAAGACGAACATCGCATGATAGCCCTGATCGGCGATCATCTGCCCCAGCGCCCCGCGCCCGAGCGTGCCGACCAGCATCGTCAGCGATGACAGCAGGGCGTACTGTACGGCGCTGTATCCCTTGGCAACGATCGAGGACAGCCACGCCACATAGGCGGCAGACGCGATACCGGTCGCCAGATTCTCGATCCCGATGGTGATCATCAGGCTGGCAAGACGCGGCTCTCCGCCGAATGCCTCGACCATGCGGGTCATGCCGGTCCACTGCGCCAGGACTGCCATATGCGCGCCGCCCGAGGCCAGATCGGCATAGAGCAGGTTGGTCAGCGCCGCGAGCACGGCGCCCAGCAGCAGCGTGGGCATACGCCCCAGTACCGTCAACAGACCGCCGCCCAGCGCCAGCCCCAGCACGGTGGCACCCACGCCGAAGAACTTCGAGGCGATCGCCACCTCATCGTTGCTGTACTTCAGATAGCCCAGATAGAAGGGATAGGCGAACGTGCCCCAGATCGCATCGCAGATGCGGTAGGTCAGCACCAGCGCCAGGATCAGCACCAGCGACCAGCCCAGCCGCCCGACGAATTCCACCAGCGGCAACAGCAGGGCGCGGTAGAGATGGTCGGCGATCGAGACATGCTCCCGCCCACCGGGAAGGTCCGCTTCCAGCACATGGCGTCCACGCTTGCGCTGGGCGACCAGCCATCCTGCGACAAGCGCGGGCAGCACGATCGTGGCGATCACGATCAGCGGGCCGCCGGTGGTAATGAATGCAGTGGGATCGGGGCGCTCGCCGACCGGAGCGGTCATCGATTTGACCATGAACACGATCACCGCGACCAGCGCGGCTGCCCACAGCGCGCCCACCACCAGCAGCGCACGCAGGCGCACCACGGGATCAAGCTCGCCTGCGCGCCTCAGGTCGAGCATGGCGTCCTGCTCCTCGGCGGTCGGCCCGCTGGCCTCGGCATCGGGAGCGAACAGACCGGCGATGCCGATCACCAGCAATACCGCGCCCATCAGCAGATAGGTTTCCGGCCAGCCGATCC of the Novosphingobium sp. 9 genome contains:
- a CDS encoding bifunctional folylpolyglutamate synthase/dihydrofolate synthase; the protein is MRDFAVSDSPEVQAQLDRLGALTVPQGRLGLETIRALLERLGDPHKRLPPVFHVAGTNGKGSTCTYLRYMLEAQSLKVHSATKPHLVRYNERIRLAGELVSDAMLADLLAEVLDAGEDLSPSFFEVTTAAIFLAFARVPADACVIEVGLGGRLDATNVIDNAAALGIVTLGIDHEAFLLRPEPGVPQEPLARIAFEKAGIVRGPSPLCTLSYPEAARLEIERAALNAGAPLHMRGTGWDASVTEVIDYSDRFGALTLPLPSLPGRHQAENAALAVAMLRHQDRVTVSPEAMAQGIRAARWPARLQHLSAGPLVAHAGNREVWLDGGHNPDAGLAIARHFAGQRLHLVIGMLANKDPRALTGPLEASLASLSAVPVPGHDMHEARDFGPDAIAAPSVEAALAALPDDGLPVLIAGSLYLSGEVLRANDEIPD